GTGGTCGCCACGTGGATGATCCCAATATTATCTATACAAAGACTAAAAAGTTGCGGGTGAAGGCCGGCGGAGACGATCCGTTGAAAATTAACCTTGATGGTGAATACGGCGGCGATGCGCCGATGACGTTTATTAATTTGAAGCAACATATTGCCATGTATGCTAATCTAGACGAGATCCCGACCAAGAATCTTGGTACGGACGCGCAGAAGCAGAAGGACTACATGGCCGAAGTCGAATCCATTTCTCATCAAGATATTGATGGTGATGGACAGATCGGCTCACAAGACGAAAAGGATGACTAATTTGGCCCAACCAGCTGTAACCAAGAACCAAGATCTGGAAGTTACCATTCAAGATCTCACTTATGAAGGGATGGGCGTTGCCAAGGTTGACGGCTTTCCGCTTTTCATTGAAGATGCCCTGCCTGGCGAAAAAATGCAGGTGCATGTCCTCAAAACGCAGAAGCAATATGGCTTTGCCAAAGTTGTCAAACGATTGAGCGACTCACCGGATCGTGTTCCCGGTGCAGATAGCACTTATATCCGTACGGGGATTGCGCCACTGTCGATCTTGGCATATCCGGCACAATTGCAATTTAAGCAGAAACAAATTCAAGAACTTTATAAAAAAGCGCATCTTGATATTGCGGTGCTGCCGACCATCGGGATGACGAATCCTTTAGGCTATCGCAACAAGGCGCAAGTACCGGTTCGTACCGTGAATGGCGAACTGCAAACTGGCTTTTATAAAAAACACAGCCACGACCTCGTACCAATTGAAGACTTTCTGATTCAAGATCCGAAAATTGACCAAGCCATTGTGGTGGTGCGTGATCTTTTACGAAAATACCATGTGCCAGCTTATGATGAACGCGCTAATAAAGGCGTTATTCGTAACATCATGGTGCGCCGGGGCCATTATACGAAGCAGATGATGATTGTCTTGGTGTCACAAACTTGGCAAGTGCCGCATCTCAAAGATATTGTCGAAGAGATCACCTTAGCATTACCAGAAGTAACGAGTGTGGTTGTGAACTTGAATGACAAACGAACCAACGTCATTCTAGGCCGCAAGTCACGAACCATTTACGGCGAGGACTATTTGCTGGATAAGTTGCTAGGCAGTGAATTCCAGATCTCGCCAGTCAGTTTTTATCAGGTTAATCCGGTTCAGACTGAGGTGCTTTACAAAAAGGCCATTGAGGCTGCTGGTCTGACTGGTAAGGAAAATGTGATCGATGCTTATTCAGGTATCGGGACGATTTCCTTGACGATGGCACGTCATGCCAAACATGTTTACGGCGTCGAAGTGGTTGAACCTGCTGTGCGCGATGCACGGGCAAACGCGGTGCGCAATCACATCGATAATGTCACCTTTGAAGTCGGCAAGGCGGAGGAGGTCATCCAACGCTGGAAAGACAACGAACTGCCAGTGGATGTGCTCATGGTCGATCCGCCGCGCAAAGGACTGGATAAAAGTTTCATCGACGCTGTCGGTTATATGAAGCCGCCAAAGATCGTCTATGTGTCCTGCAACCCCGCGACTTTGGCGCGGGATTTGCAGCTGCTAGCCGCCTTTGGCTACACAGCAAAGGAAACCCAGCCAGTGGACATGTTCCCGCAGACGCAGCATATTGAGAGTATTACGGCGTTGACGTTGGCGAAGTAAGACTGCACAACTATCATGGCGCAACTCAAAGAGGCACCCGCACATCAATTGATTGCTGCGGGTGCCTCTTTTTGACTGTAGCAGGTATGAATATCTGTTGATTCAGTATCAGTTCTATTTCAGTTGAGATTTCGCCTTAGTCCGAGCTGGCTCCGCGGCGATTGGGCTGGAACGTGGTGGGCACGACTTCAAGCCCGCAAAGCCCGCGGTCTTGAAGCTCGGCCTTGGTCTAAGCGGAGAAAACCACTCCACTAAGACCAATCTCACCACTGAGCCCATCGCCGCTCCGCCAGCTCTCATGATTCTATTTTAGAACACGATCAGCATGTCGATCTTATTGTTGATTGAGGCTCGTATTTGGCACAAGCACTGACTGAACGACAAGATCTTGATTCTTTGTGAGTTTGCAGTTGTGTCCACCACTCAAGCTTCGCAGTCGGCACCCCTGAATTGCCGCGGAACCAGCTCGAACTTTTACACTAGGCTTTTATTTTGGGCAAATCATGATAACACCCTAAATATTTGCTCATTCAAGTTGCTATAATAGGGCCATTTCCCTTATGATCAGTAGCAGTGACAAGAAATGGGGGAGTATGGTGCAGCAAAAGACTTTAGCAATGAAATGGTTATTTCTGGGTTCGTTGATTACGAATACCGGGATCAGCCTGATCTGGCCGTTAACAACGATTTATATGCATGAATATTTAGGTCCCCAGTTTACAATTCAAGTGCAACACCCTGACGACTAGACCATAAAGGCCATGAAGACCTATTCTTGTTAGTGCTAGCTAAACAAGAAAGCAGGAATCTTCATGACCCACTCTCAGACTAACACTCACAAGCATTACCAACAACTCAGTTTTAGCGACCGTGCTACAATTCAGGCCCTTCAGGCTGCTGGTGACACCGCGACCGTGATTGCACAGAAGCTTCATCGCAGTAAAGCGACAATCTCACGAGAAATCACGCGTGGATCTGTAACTCAGCTCGACTCGAAGCGTCACTCGCGTCAAGTCTATCTTGCGGAAACTGCCCAAGCCATGCACGACCGTAAACGCGATAGAACCGGTCACTACGCCTTTCTTAAGACCGGCCGTGCGTTCTTCAAGGCTCTCTCCAGGGAGCTTACTCGTAAGCCGCGCGTACACAGCGTTGATAGCTTCGTACACTTCTATCGCGACCAGGGCAAGGCTTGCCCTTCAACGACAACTGTGTATCGCTACATCGACGCCGGGCTGCTTGAGCTAGACAACATGACACTTCCCAAGAAGCTCCGACGCCGCATCAAAGGCTATAAGAACGCCCACAAGCGCAAGAATAAGAAGATATACGGCGACTCAATCGAGTTGCGTCCTGCGGCCGTGAATGACCGCACAGGCGTGGGACATTGGGAAGGCGACTTGGTCAAGGGTATTCGCTTAGCTGATGAGCCAGCATTAATGACGCTCACAGAACGGTACAGCCGGACTGAGATCATCGTCAAGATTCCTGACTATCATGCGGGCACCTGCCTTAAAGCCTTGCAGGACACGATCGACGACTACGGGGCCAAGGAATTTGAGAGTATCACTTTTGACAATGGTTCCGAGTTTGCCAAGTTATCAGAGATTGTTGGAACCCAGATTTACTTCGCACATCCGTACTCGCCTTGGGAGCGTGGCACAAACGAGAACGCCAATGGACTGCTTAGGGAATTCTTCCCGAAAGGGAAGTCTCTCAGAGCAGTTACCCTGGTTGAAATTCAAGCAGTCCAATCCGCACTGAACCATCGTCCCAGACGTATTCTGAACTATCTTCGCCCATGCGATTACTACCGATGCATGGCGTAACAGCCTAGACCACTATCAAGAATTCGTTATCATCGTTGCACTTGCCTTGAAAATTGAGGATGAATATTTAGGTGAACCACTAACGGTTGCAGGGATTGTTCTTTTTGCTAATTCCATGTTTATGGTGATCGGTAACAGTTTCGGTGGGTGGTTATTTGATCATTGGCAGCCATATGGGACAGTTCTTGCTGGTATTGGCCTGAATCTTTTTGCGACCGGTATGCTGATTTTCTTCCATGGATGGCCGGCTTATCCACTGCTGCTAGTTGTGTCCGGTCTTGGCAGCGGTATCACAACGACGGCGATTAATTCCTATGCGACTCGGATTCAGAATAAACGACCGAGTGTCGTGTTCAATATTCTCTACTTTACATCGAATCTAGGGTTGGTTATCGGCACTTTAATTGTCGGATTTGTGCTGCCTTATGGTATTGGCGTTGTTTTCGCTTTGGCAACTGGCTTATTTGCCTTATTTTTAGTGGTTGCTTTGTTGCATTATCGAATTGATAAAGTGGCGATTGCGACTGCGACCACGCAAACTGTTAGCAGCGAGCGCAACCCAGCCAAGCCGCGGTTAGTCATGTT
This genomic window from Lacticaseibacillus paracasei subsp. paracasei contains:
- the rlmD gene encoding 23S rRNA (uracil(1939)-C(5))-methyltransferase RlmD, whose product is MTNLAQPAVTKNQDLEVTIQDLTYEGMGVAKVDGFPLFIEDALPGEKMQVHVLKTQKQYGFAKVVKRLSDSPDRVPGADSTYIRTGIAPLSILAYPAQLQFKQKQIQELYKKAHLDIAVLPTIGMTNPLGYRNKAQVPVRTVNGELQTGFYKKHSHDLVPIEDFLIQDPKIDQAIVVVRDLLRKYHVPAYDERANKGVIRNIMVRRGHYTKQMMIVLVSQTWQVPHLKDIVEEITLALPEVTSVVVNLNDKRTNVILGRKSRTIYGEDYLLDKLLGSEFQISPVSFYQVNPVQTEVLYKKAIEAAGLTGKENVIDAYSGIGTISLTMARHAKHVYGVEVVEPAVRDARANAVRNHIDNVTFEVGKAEEVIQRWKDNELPVDVLMVDPPRKGLDKSFIDAVGYMKPPKIVYVSCNPATLARDLQLLAAFGYTAKETQPVDMFPQTQHIESITALTLAK
- a CDS encoding IS30 family transposase, whose protein sequence is MTHSQTNTHKHYQQLSFSDRATIQALQAAGDTATVIAQKLHRSKATISREITRGSVTQLDSKRHSRQVYLAETAQAMHDRKRDRTGHYAFLKTGRAFFKALSRELTRKPRVHSVDSFVHFYRDQGKACPSTTTVYRYIDAGLLELDNMTLPKKLRRRIKGYKNAHKRKNKKIYGDSIELRPAAVNDRTGVGHWEGDLVKGIRLADEPALMTLTERYSRTEIIVKIPDYHAGTCLKALQDTIDDYGAKEFESITFDNGSEFAKLSEIVGTQIYFAHPYSPWERGTNENANGLLREFFPKGKSLRAVTLVEIQAVQSALNHRPRRILNYLRPCDYYRCMA
- a CDS encoding MFS transporter, giving the protein MTTDAWRNSLDHYQEFVIIVALALKIEDEYLGEPLTVAGIVLFANSMFMVIGNSFGGWLFDHWQPYGTVLAGIGLNLFATGMLIFFHGWPAYPLLLVVSGLGSGITTTAINSYATRIQNKRPSVVFNILYFTSNLGLVIGTLIVGFVLPYGIGVVFALATGLFALFLVVALLHYRIDKVAIATATTQTVSSERNPAKPRLVMLMVTLFVTWLMYEQWQSNISAFMLGEGLTIKDYSFLWTINALLIVLFQPILTAFDRWLLQHIRLRLIGGFVLFAGSFLLLLNGSGQYITFIVAMIVLTMGEVLALPAVSTYVTLFTPLAQQGRYQGLIQGFASAGRALGPLLGAMVIEGTGSYQLLFVGATGLILLAALGFAFSVRQSIPALNDPLHPVTHQQS